A genomic region of Podarcis raffonei isolate rPodRaf1 chromosome 13, rPodRaf1.pri, whole genome shotgun sequence contains the following coding sequences:
- the LOC128400917 gene encoding BLOC-1-related complex subunit 6-like, translated as MEGQHIMAQVHIQTPTSSSSSSVAGEESRRLRVAARERMAGGRLLDSHSLDGISQVYGASKAQEGRRATISSALELEGTVSHDGDLTHFVANNLQMKIKMSSRGSLDDTEPTSSSSVSSQLSVRGKTADIPPIDPQVIRDLERLTRDVAQKVDQMLRALNSAIQNMTALSVGYIQTYRDAVDSLGESVDMSIKGMYTLMARCEELDRSMQPVHTLAKQIREIKRTLEIFEALCK; from the coding sequence ATGGAGGGACAGCATATAATGGCTCAGGTGCATATACAGACCCCAACGTCCTCGTCGTCGTCATCTGTGGCTGGGGAAGAATCCAGGAGGCTGAGGGTGGCAGCCCGCGAAAGGATGGCTGGAGGCCGTTTGTTGGACAGTCATAGCCTGGATGGGATAAGCCAAGTGTATGGAGCATCCAAGGCTCAGGAAGGTAGGAGGGCTACCATATCCAGCGCTTTGGAGCTAGAAGGGACAGTGAGCCATGACGGGGACCTGACACACTTTGTGGCCAACAACCTGCAGATGAAGATCAAGATGAGCTCCAGGGGCAGTCTGGATGACACAGAACCCACCTCCTCATCATCAGTGTCGTCGCAGTTGTCTGTTAGGGGCAAAACTGCAGATATACCTCCCATTGACCCGCAGGTGATTAGGGATCTGGAAAGGCTCACTAGGGATGTGGCACAGAAGGTGGACCAGATGCTAAGAGCCTTGAACAGCGCTATCCAGAACATGACAGCCCTCAGCGTTGGGTACATCCAGACTTACCGGGATGCTGTAGACAGCTTGGGTGAATCTGTGGACATGAGCATCAAAGGGATGTACACTCTGATGGCAAGGTGCGAGGAGTTGGACCGCTCCATGCAACCTGTCCATACCCTCGCTAAACAAATCCGGGAGATTAAGAGGACTCTGGAAATCTTTGAGGCGCTTTGCAAGTAG